In Tolypothrix sp. NIES-4075, the following proteins share a genomic window:
- a CDS encoding Crp/Fnr family transcriptional regulator: MTSLSSAERSLLPMQSPSSFSEASRPFLTWQRIIDWAQEHYRCRTFSKDERIPARPGLLYLVQRGAIRMVGTAQVSATASQLTSRRINRTPEEAFLGFVGAGQPFEIVAQSPFTLQSYAHVDQTAVLWMYWHDLDNWPHFRREVMDAFRYQHQRKLLWLSALGQRRTIDRLLGFLTLLIEEYGEPSMSETDPDVIRGYCLPFPLTHAQIGSAIGSTRVTVTRLMGKLRQRGLILTQGDNLICLPAESINRVG; encoded by the coding sequence ATGACGTCTTTGTCTTCAGCCGAACGCTCTTTGTTACCTATGCAATCTCCATCCTCCTTCTCTGAGGCATCACGCCCTTTTCTGACTTGGCAACGAATTATTGATTGGGCTCAAGAACACTATCGCTGCCGTACCTTTAGCAAAGATGAGCGCATTCCAGCTAGACCTGGATTGCTATATTTGGTGCAAAGGGGTGCGATCCGCATGGTAGGCACCGCCCAGGTTAGCGCTACTGCAAGTCAGCTAACGTCTCGACGAATCAACAGAACCCCTGAAGAAGCTTTCTTGGGTTTTGTCGGGGCAGGACAGCCATTTGAAATTGTTGCCCAGTCACCTTTCACACTCCAGTCCTACGCCCATGTTGACCAAACTGCCGTGCTTTGGATGTACTGGCACGACCTAGACAACTGGCCCCATTTCCGCCGCGAAGTTATGGATGCCTTTAGGTATCAGCACCAGCGCAAGCTGCTGTGGCTGAGTGCCTTGGGACAACGACGCACAATTGATCGACTTTTAGGATTCCTCACATTATTGATTGAGGAATATGGCGAGCCGTCAATGAGCGAAACCGACCCCGATGTAATTCGCGGCTATTGTCTGCCGTTCCCCCTCACCCATGCCCAAATTGGCAGCGCGATCGGTTCGACTCGTGTCACCGTCACCCGCTTGATGGGTAAGTTGCGTCAACGCGGTTTAATCCTCACCCAAGGGGATAATCTCATTTGCTTGCCAGCAGAGTCTATTAATAGAGTCGGCTAA
- a CDS encoding PstS family phosphate ABC transporter substrate-binding protein, protein MSQKKEANETAVLVLALTMTLGLVGVVFWWLHDNGVISNFPKNSSPQVVSKADTFAQVPKVPSGLFSYGGSTTWASIRKEIDPLIQTAQPQFRLRYTDPTTGAPGTTSGIKMLLSNQLAFSQSSRSIKQEEYQQAQQLNMTLKEIPVAIDGIAIAVNPNLNIPGLTLAQLKDIYTGKITNWKQVGGPELAIIPYSRRLEEGGTIQFFEENVLEKEKFAANVQFIPRTTEALQKLAKNPGGIYYASAPEIVGQCTVKPLPVGHQSDRLIPPYKEPFVSLEQCPQQRNQINAAAFQSGEYPITRRLFVIVKQNGQSDQQAGEAYVNLLQTSQGKELITKAGFVTIR, encoded by the coding sequence ATGTCGCAAAAAAAAGAAGCTAATGAAACAGCAGTTTTAGTTTTAGCTCTAACGATGACACTCGGATTGGTGGGGGTTGTGTTTTGGTGGTTGCATGACAATGGTGTTATCAGCAATTTTCCCAAAAATTCATCCCCGCAAGTCGTATCAAAAGCGGACACTTTTGCCCAAGTGCCAAAGGTTCCCTCTGGATTATTTAGCTATGGAGGTAGCACTACTTGGGCATCTATCCGAAAAGAAATTGACCCACTGATTCAAACTGCCCAACCGCAATTTCGGTTACGCTACACCGATCCGACCACAGGTGCCCCTGGTACTACATCTGGAATCAAGATGTTGTTAAGTAACCAATTAGCTTTTTCTCAGTCTTCTCGTTCAATTAAACAAGAGGAATATCAGCAAGCGCAACAACTGAACATGACCTTAAAAGAAATCCCGGTAGCAATTGATGGCATTGCGATCGCAGTTAATCCCAATCTTAATATCCCTGGTTTAACCCTCGCCCAGCTAAAAGACATTTACACTGGCAAAATTACTAACTGGAAACAGGTAGGGGGTCCAGAATTAGCAATTATACCGTACTCTCGGCGTCTCGAAGAGGGAGGCACTATCCAATTCTTTGAGGAAAATGTCTTAGAAAAAGAAAAGTTTGCAGCAAATGTGCAGTTTATCCCCAGGACAACTGAAGCTTTACAAAAACTAGCGAAAAATCCAGGTGGCATTTACTATGCCTCTGCCCCGGAAATAGTCGGACAATGTACTGTTAAACCCTTGCCAGTTGGTCATCAATCAGATCGTCTCATTCCACCTTACAAAGAGCCGTTCGTTTCCCTAGAGCAATGTCCGCAACAGCGTAACCAAATAAATGCAGCTGCCTTTCAAAGTGGTGAATACCCGATTACCAGACGGTTATTTGTGATTGTTAAGCAAAATGGTCAAAGCGACCAGCAAGCTGGAGAAGCCTACGTCAACTTGCTTCAGACATCTCAAGGTAAAGAATTAATCACAAAAGCTGGATTTGTCACGATTCGCTGA
- a CDS encoding ABC transporter substrate-binding protein has product MSQKNETTVLVLALLITLGVIGGGLWLFKYNIIPQNQPLRNSQSNNNQESIKDRISFGEKTLITGEIAPAKKEGVEAIARGSYEKAIAPLTAALKLNPNDPEALIFLNNARIGSAKSYTIATSLPIGNDPNTSLEILRGIAQAQNEINASGGIKKVKLKVGIANDDDNPEISKQIATTLVKNQEILGVIGPNTSDATLAAGTVYTSGKLVAITPTSTSVKISNLSPYVFRTCTSDFIAARSLANYMVNNLQKKNAAVFFNSQSNYSQSLKSEFVSSVSLNGGQVSNEFDLSQANFSAARSVEQAIKQGAEVLMLAANANTLDKALQVIQVNDKRLAMLGGDDVYMLKTLELGREKAVGMVVAVPWHIDGNLSSDFPQKSRQLWGADVNWRTALSYDATKALIAAIELNPNREGVQQALTSSNFSATGASGAIRFLASGDRNAPVQLVKIAPGTRSRTGYDFVPIPQSAIKN; this is encoded by the coding sequence ATGTCCCAAAAGAACGAAACTACTGTTCTTGTTTTGGCTTTGTTAATTACATTGGGAGTTATCGGCGGTGGTTTGTGGTTATTTAAATACAATATTATACCACAAAATCAACCATTACGTAATTCACAGTCAAATAATAATCAAGAATCAATTAAAGACCGAATTAGTTTTGGGGAAAAAACTTTAATTACAGGGGAAATAGCCCCAGCTAAAAAAGAAGGTGTAGAAGCGATCGCACGGGGAAGTTATGAAAAAGCGATCGCTCCTTTGACAGCGGCTTTAAAACTAAACCCTAACGACCCAGAGGCGTTGATATTTCTTAATAATGCCCGGATTGGCTCGGCAAAAAGCTACACAATTGCAACATCTTTGCCCATTGGTAACGATCCAAATACCTCTTTAGAAATTTTACGCGGTATCGCTCAGGCTCAAAATGAAATAAATGCCTCTGGAGGCATTAAGAAAGTGAAGTTGAAGGTAGGGATAGCCAACGATGATGATAATCCGGAAATATCCAAGCAAATCGCTACAACGTTAGTTAAAAATCAGGAAATATTAGGTGTAATTGGTCCTAATACCAGCGATGCAACTTTAGCCGCAGGCACTGTTTATACTTCTGGAAAACTTGTAGCCATCACTCCCACCAGTACTTCTGTTAAGATTTCTAACTTGAGTCCTTACGTTTTTCGTACCTGTACTAGTGATTTCATTGCTGCCAGAAGTTTAGCCAACTACATGGTAAACAACTTGCAGAAAAAAAATGCAGCGGTTTTTTTCAATTCCCAAAGTAACTACAGCCAATCGCTCAAATCTGAGTTTGTCTCATCTGTGTCTTTGAATGGTGGACAAGTATCGAATGAATTTGACTTGTCCCAAGCAAATTTTAGTGCGGCTAGAAGTGTAGAACAAGCCATTAAGCAAGGTGCAGAAGTTTTGATGTTAGCTGCTAACGCTAATACTCTCGACAAAGCATTGCAAGTAATTCAAGTTAACGATAAACGGTTAGCAATGCTTGGGGGAGATGATGTTTACATGTTGAAAACTTTAGAACTTGGACGTGAGAAAGCTGTAGGAATGGTGGTAGCAGTTCCCTGGCATATTGATGGCAATCTTTCTTCAGACTTTCCTCAAAAGTCGCGGCAATTGTGGGGTGCTGATGTGAATTGGCGAACTGCTTTATCATATGACGCGACAAAAGCGTTGATTGCCGCTATTGAACTTAATCCAAACCGCGAGGGGGTACAGCAAGCACTTACCTCGTCTAACTTTTCTGCTACTGGTGCTTCTGGTGCGATTCGGTTTTTAGCATCAGGCGATCGCAATGCTCCAGTTCAACTTGTAAAAATCGCTCCCGGTACTCGTTCTCGTACTGGGTATGATTTTGTGCCAATACCACAATCTGCAATCAAAAATTAA
- a CDS encoding serine/threonine-protein kinase has product MEVYCTRPRCPRPQNYFTDLDDNTTLKTVQQKYCTTCGMPLLLDGRYVPLKLLGRGGFGAAFLARDRRIPGMRQCVVKQFQPAGNLTSTQLQLAQQLFEREADVLAQIGNQNEQIPDLFAYFEITVKSWQSEQQEQFFYLVQEYIDGQNLEEELAQRNQFTEEEALEVLREILKVLKFVHNEGIIHRDIKPSNIMRDRPLGGSPSEHRHGKLYLLDFGAVKQVTNAPTGFGSSTGIYSMGFAPPEQMSGGQVYPSTDLYALAVTILTLLTKQEANQLFDGYSNQWKWRSLVSINSGLADILDRMLLPAANQRFQSAQEVLSALDSLSIPPTQLRPSKATVPKLSSQTQPPQAPIVPPPPAKPAFSTIELLSGAAFSGFEGALIAIALLSLLKSPIITLAVSAVILGILIFAQTRRWIEKLDLLIIGVISFLAIYFIPFLHTSLTSGQVIIFAVAAGLIAIAVTAIFRLIYKLLSLIF; this is encoded by the coding sequence ATGGAAGTTTACTGCACTCGTCCACGCTGCCCTCGCCCACAAAATTATTTTACGGATTTAGACGATAACACAACTTTGAAAACAGTACAGCAAAAATACTGCACTACTTGTGGAATGCCGCTGTTACTGGATGGACGATATGTACCGCTGAAGTTGCTGGGTAGAGGGGGGTTTGGAGCCGCTTTTTTGGCACGCGATCGCCGAATTCCCGGTATGCGTCAATGTGTAGTTAAGCAATTCCAACCTGCGGGCAATTTAACTTCAACTCAACTGCAACTAGCGCAACAGTTGTTTGAACGAGAAGCAGATGTTTTAGCGCAAATCGGCAACCAAAACGAGCAAATTCCTGACTTATTTGCTTATTTTGAAATAACAGTTAAAAGCTGGCAATCAGAACAGCAAGAACAATTTTTTTATTTGGTACAAGAATATATTGATGGACAAAATTTAGAGGAAGAATTAGCTCAAAGAAATCAATTCACTGAAGAAGAAGCCTTAGAAGTACTGCGAGAAATTCTCAAAGTGCTAAAGTTTGTCCACAATGAAGGCATTATCCACAGAGACATTAAACCCTCTAACATTATGCGCGATCGCCCCTTGGGCGGCTCCCCTTCGGAGCATCGCCACGGCAAATTATACTTGCTCGATTTTGGCGCAGTTAAGCAAGTAACTAATGCCCCAACTGGGTTTGGTAGTTCTACCGGAATATATTCTATGGGATTTGCACCTCCCGAACAAATGTCTGGAGGTCAAGTATATCCCTCTACAGATTTATATGCTTTAGCTGTAACAATTCTCACCTTACTGACAAAGCAGGAAGCAAATCAGCTATTTGATGGTTATAGCAACCAGTGGAAATGGCGATCGCTTGTATCTATCAATTCAGGCTTGGCTGATATTTTAGATAGAATGCTTTTGCCAGCCGCAAATCAACGCTTTCAGTCAGCACAAGAGGTTCTTTCCGCGTTAGATTCACTTTCTATACCCCCAACACAACTGCGTCCCTCAAAAGCAACTGTACCAAAGTTATCGTCACAAACGCAACCACCACAAGCACCGATTGTTCCCCCACCACCAGCAAAACCAGCATTTTCGACAATTGAGTTGTTAAGTGGTGCAGCGTTTAGTGGATTTGAGGGTGCATTGATAGCGATCGCTCTTTTAAGTCTACTCAAATCGCCAATAATTACTCTAGCTGTTTCCGCCGTAATTTTAGGAATACTGATTTTTGCCCAAACACGACGATGGATTGAAAAGCTTGATTTGTTAATTATTGGTGTAATTAGTTTTTTAGCTATTTATTTTATCCCTTTTTTACATACTTCTCTAACCTCTGGGCAAGTGATAATTTTCGCAGTTGCAGCCGGGTTAATAGCCATTGCAGTTACAGCAATATTTCGTTTGATATATAAATTATTATCTTTGATATTTTAA
- a CDS encoding LysR family transcriptional regulator has product MSDLPFTLDQLRILKAIAVEGSFKRAADSLYVSQPAVSLQVQNLERQLDVPLFDRGGRRAQLTEAGHLLLSYGEKILTLCQETCRAIEDLQNLQGGTLIVGASQTTGTYLLPRMIGMFRQKYSDVAVQLHVHSTRRTAWSVANGQVDLAIIGGEIPGELAESLEIIPYAEDELALILPVFHPFAKLETIQKEDLYKLQFIALDSQSTIRKVIDQVLARNDIDARRFKFEMELNSIEAIKNAVQSGLGAAFVSTSAIVKELQMGVLHRAAIEGVVVKRTLWLIFNPNRYRSKAAEAFSREILPQFATPGWNQDVLKSSPKNIVVSTLDIAMPSSD; this is encoded by the coding sequence ATGTCTGACCTTCCTTTCACTTTAGATCAATTGCGTATTCTCAAAGCGATCGCCGTAGAAGGAAGCTTTAAGCGTGCCGCTGATAGCCTCTACGTCTCTCAGCCCGCTGTGAGTTTACAAGTTCAAAACTTAGAACGGCAACTAGATGTACCTTTATTCGACCGTGGAGGACGTCGCGCACAATTAACCGAAGCGGGACATTTACTTCTGAGTTACGGTGAAAAAATTCTCACCCTATGTCAAGAAACTTGCCGCGCTATCGAAGATTTACAAAATCTCCAAGGCGGAACTTTAATTGTCGGTGCTTCTCAAACTACTGGCACTTATCTGTTACCGAGAATGATTGGCATGTTCCGACAAAAATATTCAGATGTGGCGGTGCAATTGCATGTCCACTCTACCCGTCGGACAGCCTGGAGTGTCGCTAACGGACAGGTAGATTTAGCAATCATCGGCGGCGAGATTCCGGGCGAACTGGCAGAATCTTTGGAAATTATTCCTTACGCCGAGGATGAGCTAGCGCTGATTTTACCTGTTTTTCATCCTTTTGCCAAACTAGAAACGATTCAAAAAGAAGACCTATATAAATTACAATTCATTGCTCTCGATTCTCAATCTACTATTCGCAAGGTAATTGACCAAGTGCTAGCACGCAACGATATTGATGCAAGGCGTTTTAAATTTGAAATGGAACTCAATTCCATAGAAGCAATTAAAAATGCCGTGCAATCTGGCTTGGGGGCTGCCTTTGTTTCTACTAGTGCGATCGTTAAAGAATTACAAATGGGTGTGCTACACCGCGCTGCAATTGAAGGCGTTGTTGTAAAGCGGACACTGTGGCTAATTTTTAATCCCAATCGGTATAGATCAAAGGCAGCTGAAGCCTTTAGCCGAGAAATTTTGCCTCAGTTCGCCACCCCAGGATGGAATCAAGATGTGTTAAAATCATCACCAAAAAACATAGTCGTAAGTACATTGGATATAGCGATGCCAAGCTCTGATTAA
- a CDS encoding NnrU family protein, whose protein sequence is MMLSTWLTNSHFVMLGLQLVFAIAHSGGAALRPWAEKQIGPRLYRIFFALLSLPLAVILIVYFINHRYDGWQLWQVQGVPGIKAVVWVLSAISFLFLYPATFNLLEIAAIQKPSVHLYETGIIRITRHPQMVGQIIWCVAHTLWLGTSFTLVTSVGLVLHHLFGVWHGDRRLTSRYGEAFEIVKQRTSIIPFLAVGDRRQSLKWQEFLRPAYLGVAAFIALLWWSHPLLIQASSKVQWLF, encoded by the coding sequence ATGATGTTGAGCACTTGGTTAACCAACAGTCATTTTGTCATGTTGGGGTTACAACTAGTTTTTGCGATCGCCCACAGTGGAGGAGCAGCCTTGCGTCCGTGGGCAGAAAAACAAATTGGACCAAGGCTTTATCGCATTTTCTTCGCGTTACTCAGCCTGCCTTTAGCCGTAATCTTAATCGTTTACTTTATTAACCACCGTTATGATGGCTGGCAACTTTGGCAAGTCCAAGGTGTGCCGGGAATAAAGGCAGTAGTTTGGGTGCTTTCAGCGATTTCGTTTTTGTTTTTGTATCCGGCTACATTCAATCTACTAGAAATTGCAGCCATTCAAAAGCCCTCCGTCCACCTCTACGAAACGGGCATTATTCGGATTACCCGTCATCCGCAGATGGTGGGGCAGATAATTTGGTGTGTTGCTCATACCCTTTGGCTCGGTACCAGCTTTACTCTTGTTACTTCGGTGGGGTTAGTGCTGCATCACTTATTTGGAGTTTGGCATGGCGATCGCCGTTTAACATCGCGTTACGGGGAAGCCTTTGAAATCGTCAAACAGCGAACTTCAATTATTCCTTTTTTAGCTGTTGGAGATCGCCGTCAATCTCTTAAATGGCAAGAATTTCTCCGCCCCGCTTACCTGGGAGTCGCTGCTTTTATCGCTCTACTTTGGTGGTCACACCCCCTATTGATTCAGGCGAGTAGTAAGGTACAATGGTTATTTTAG
- a CDS encoding thioredoxin family protein produces MVLLVSERTFNQEVLESPIPVLVNFEAPWCGLCRIIQPLLLQFKTQCGEEIKLVGVNADQNFKLSTAYRLKSLPTLLLIENGIVRERLDCFRGRDDLRQALEEIKLSYTNRPKTYSTAKTADLGCRTA; encoded by the coding sequence ATGGTGTTGTTGGTTAGTGAGCGGACATTTAATCAAGAAGTTTTAGAATCTCCAATTCCTGTTTTAGTAAATTTTGAAGCGCCTTGGTGCGGCTTATGTCGTATAATCCAGCCGCTGTTGTTGCAGTTTAAAACTCAATGTGGCGAAGAAATAAAATTGGTTGGAGTTAACGCCGATCAAAATTTCAAACTTTCTACCGCTTATCGGCTAAAATCACTGCCAACTTTACTGTTGATAGAAAATGGTATCGTCCGGGAACGTCTAGACTGTTTTCGTGGACGAGACGATTTACGCCAAGCACTAGAAGAAATCAAACTTAGTTATACTAATCGCCCTAAAACCTACAGCACCGCAAAAACAGCCGATTTAGGCTGCCGAACGGCGTAA
- a CDS encoding NAD(P)H-quinone oxidoreductase subunit 5, with product MEVIYQYAWLIPVLPLFGAMLVGLGLISMNQVTNAARKLNAAFIISLVGIAMGLSFALLWSQLQGHAPYIRTIEWAAAGNFHLNMGYTIDHLTALMLVIVTTVAFLVMVYTDGYMAHDPGYVRFYAYLSLFGSSMLGLVVSPNLVQIYIFWELVGMCSYLLVGFWYDRKSAADAAQKAFVTNRVGDFGLLLGILGLYWATGSFDFGVMGDRLAQLVESGSISNALAILFAILVFLGPVAKSAQFPLHVWLPDAMEGPTPISALIHAATMVAAGVFLIARMYPVFEDVPAAMNVIAYTGAFTAFLGATIAITQNDIKKGLAYSTISQLGYMVMAMGVGAYSAGLFHLMTHAYFKAMLFLGSGSVIHGMEGVVGHDPVLAQDMRLMGGLRKYMPFTAITFFIGCLAISGIPPFAGFWSKDEILGQAFEASPFLWFVGWLTAGITAFYMFRMYFSTFEGSFRGNDQKIKQKLKKAATIVLELETEAVATPVFGPGAMKHGELEAHDSHGHHSDSPHESPWTMTLPLVVLAIPSMLIGLVGTPYANYFEEFIFPPSETLAEVMEKSAEFNPTEFYIMAGNSVGIALIGITLASLMYLWRKIDPSAIAEKIKPLYELSLNKWYFDDIYHRVFVLGLRRVARQVMEVDFRVVDGAVNLTGFFTLVSGEGLKYLENGRAQFYALIVFGAVLGLVIVFGVT from the coding sequence ATGGAAGTTATCTATCAGTATGCTTGGCTGATTCCGGTATTACCTCTTTTTGGGGCAATGCTGGTCGGTCTAGGGTTAATCTCGATGAATCAGGTGACAAACGCAGCCAGAAAGCTAAACGCGGCGTTTATTATCTCCCTGGTGGGGATAGCAATGGGGCTGTCGTTTGCCTTGCTGTGGAGTCAACTTCAAGGACATGCGCCTTATATCCGCACTATAGAATGGGCGGCTGCTGGCAATTTTCACCTGAACATGGGCTACACTATTGACCACCTAACAGCCCTGATGCTGGTGATTGTGACAACGGTAGCCTTCTTGGTCATGGTGTACACCGATGGCTACATGGCTCACGACCCAGGATATGTAAGGTTTTACGCTTATCTCAGCTTATTTGGCTCTTCAATGCTGGGTTTGGTGGTCAGCCCCAACTTAGTACAGATTTATATATTCTGGGAACTAGTCGGGATGTGTTCTTACTTGCTGGTCGGGTTTTGGTACGATCGCAAGTCAGCAGCAGATGCAGCCCAAAAAGCATTTGTCACCAACCGCGTGGGTGACTTTGGTTTGCTGTTGGGTATTTTAGGGCTTTACTGGGCGACAGGAAGCTTTGATTTTGGTGTGATGGGCGATCGCCTCGCACAACTTGTAGAATCAGGTTCGATCAGCAATGCCCTTGCTATCCTGTTTGCGATTTTAGTATTTCTGGGTCCGGTAGCTAAATCAGCGCAATTCCCTTTGCATGTGTGGCTACCCGATGCGATGGAAGGTCCCACCCCCATTTCTGCCTTAATCCACGCAGCAACAATGGTGGCGGCGGGTGTTTTCCTCATCGCCCGGATGTACCCAGTTTTTGAAGATGTCCCGGCGGCAATGAACGTCATTGCTTATACTGGGGCATTCACCGCCTTTTTGGGGGCAACAATTGCCATAACCCAAAACGATATCAAAAAGGGTTTAGCTTACTCTACCATCTCCCAACTCGGTTACATGGTGATGGCGATGGGAGTAGGCGCTTACTCTGCCGGACTTTTCCACCTAATGACTCACGCCTACTTTAAGGCGATGCTGTTCTTAGGTTCTGGTTCGGTAATTCACGGGATGGAAGGTGTCGTTGGGCACGACCCCGTTTTGGCGCAGGATATGCGCTTGATGGGGGGACTGCGGAAGTACATGCCATTTACCGCAATTACCTTCTTTATTGGTTGCTTGGCAATTTCCGGTATTCCACCTTTTGCAGGTTTCTGGTCAAAAGATGAAATTTTGGGACAAGCTTTTGAGGCTAGCCCATTTCTCTGGTTTGTCGGCTGGTTAACTGCTGGCATTACTGCTTTTTACATGTTTAGAATGTATTTCTCGACATTTGAAGGCAGTTTTAGAGGCAATGACCAGAAAATCAAGCAAAAACTGAAGAAAGCAGCCACAATCGTTCTGGAATTAGAGACAGAAGCAGTAGCAACCCCTGTTTTTGGTCCAGGGGCGATGAAACATGGCGAATTAGAAGCACATGACTCCCACGGGCATCATAGCGATTCTCCTCACGAATCGCCGTGGACAATGACTTTGCCTTTAGTGGTGCTGGCGATTCCTTCGATGTTGATTGGTTTGGTGGGAACACCTTACGCCAACTACTTTGAAGAATTTATCTTTCCTCCCAGCGAAACCCTCGCAGAAGTGATGGAAAAATCCGCCGAATTCAACCCGACGGAATTTTACATTATGGCGGGAAATTCAGTCGGAATCGCTTTGATTGGGATTACATTGGCTTCGCTGATGTATCTGTGGCGCAAGATTGATCCTAGTGCGATCGCCGAAAAAATCAAACCGCTTTACGAGCTATCTCTTAACAAGTGGTATTTTGATGACATTTACCATCGTGTCTTTGTCCTCGGCTTGCGTCGCGTAGCCAGACAAGTCATGGAAGTTGACTTCCGCGTTGTCGATGGTGCTGTTAACCTGACAGGCTTTTTCACCCTAGTTAGTGGTGAAGGTTTGAAATACCTAGAAAATGGTCGCGCTCAATTCTATGCCTTGATTGTGTTTGGGGCGGTTTTGGGCTTAGTGATTGTCTTTGGTGTCACCTGA
- the ndhD1 gene encoding photosynthetic/respiratory NAD(P)H-quinone oxidoreductase subunit D1 has protein sequence MNTANFPWLTTIILLPIAASLLIPVIPDKDGKTVRWYALIVGLIDFALIVYAFYTQYDFANPNLQLVESYPWVPQLDLNWSVGADGLAMPLIILTGFITTLAILAAWPVTLKPRLFYFLILAMYGGQIAVFAVQDMLLFFLVWELELVPIYFLLSIWGGKKRQYAATKFILYTAGGSLFILLAALTMGFYGDTVTFDMRSLALKDYALNFQLLLYGGFLIAYAVKLPIIPLHTWLPDAHGEATAPVHMLLAGILLKMGGYALIRMNAQMLPDAHAYFAPALVVLGVVNIIYAALTSFAQRNLKRKIAYSSISHMGFVTIGIASFTDLGLSGAMLQMVSHGLIGASLFFLVGATYDRTHTLMLDEMGGVGKRMKKIFAMFTTCSMASLALPGMSGFVAELMVFVGFATSDAYSSTFKVIVVFLMAVGVILTPIYLLSMLREIFYGEENEELVSHQALIDAEPREVFIIACLLIPIIGIGFYPKLLTQVYDSTTVQLTARLRDSVPTLVQRKEAPTVSLSAPAIGN, from the coding sequence ATGAACACAGCTAATTTTCCGTGGTTGACGACGATTATTTTGTTGCCAATAGCGGCTTCACTACTGATACCCGTAATCCCAGATAAAGACGGCAAAACAGTGCGCTGGTATGCCCTGATTGTCGGATTGATTGATTTTGCGCTGATTGTTTACGCTTTTTATACCCAGTACGACTTCGCCAATCCCAATTTGCAATTGGTGGAGAGTTACCCGTGGGTACCGCAACTCGATTTGAATTGGTCAGTAGGGGCAGATGGTTTGGCAATGCCCCTAATTATTTTGACTGGATTCATAACTACCCTGGCGATTTTAGCAGCTTGGCCCGTGACCCTCAAGCCCAGGCTATTTTACTTTCTGATTTTGGCGATGTATGGCGGTCAAATTGCCGTATTCGCCGTTCAGGATATGCTGCTATTTTTCCTGGTATGGGAACTGGAACTGGTACCGATTTACTTTTTGCTGTCGATTTGGGGAGGTAAAAAGCGGCAATACGCAGCGACCAAGTTTATTTTATACACTGCTGGCGGTTCGCTGTTTATTTTGCTAGCTGCCCTGACAATGGGATTTTACGGCGATACGGTGACGTTCGATATGCGATCGCTTGCCCTAAAAGATTACGCCCTAAATTTCCAACTTTTACTTTATGGTGGCTTTTTGATTGCCTACGCTGTCAAATTGCCAATCATTCCCTTACACACCTGGCTACCAGATGCCCACGGTGAAGCTACAGCCCCCGTACACATGTTGCTGGCAGGTATTTTGCTGAAAATGGGCGGTTACGCCTTAATTCGCATGAATGCCCAAATGCTACCCGATGCTCACGCTTATTTTGCACCTGCGTTAGTCGTTTTGGGGGTAGTTAACATCATCTACGCTGCCTTAACATCCTTTGCCCAGCGCAACCTGAAGCGGAAAATTGCCTACTCTTCAATTTCTCACATGGGCTTTGTCACCATTGGGATTGCCTCCTTCACCGATTTAGGATTAAGTGGGGCAATGTTACAAATGGTTTCCCACGGCTTAATTGGGGCAAGTTTGTTCTTCTTGGTAGGGGCAACTTATGACCGTACCCACACCTTGATGTTGGATGAAATGGGTGGTGTCGGCAAAAGGATGAAGAAGATTTTCGCCATGTTTACCACTTGTTCGATGGCATCTTTGGCATTACCAGGAATGAGCGGTTTCGTAGCAGAATTAATGGTGTTTGTCGGCTTTGCCACCAGCGATGCTTATAGCTCTACCTTTAAAGTCATCGTGGTCTTTTTGATGGCAGTTGGAGTAATTTTAACTCCGATTTATTTGCTATCGATGCTACGAGAAATTTTCTACGGGGAAGAAAACGAAGAATTAGTTTCTCACCAAGCTTTGATAGATGCCGAACCCCGCGAAGTGTTTATCATCGCTTGTTTGTTGATACCAATTATTGGTATTGGTTTCTATCCTAAGTTACTGACTCAGGTGTATGATTCCACAACTGTGCAGTTAACAGCAAGGTTACGCGATTCAGTACCAACATTAGTACAGCGTAAAGAAGCACCAACGGTGTCTTTGAGTGCGCCGGCAATTGGTAATTGA